One window of the Peromyscus leucopus breed LL Stock chromosome 17, UCI_PerLeu_2.1, whole genome shotgun sequence genome contains the following:
- the Ints10 gene encoding integrator complex subunit 10 isoform X9, giving the protein MSAQGDCEFLVQRARELVPQDLWAAKAWLITARSLYPADFNIQYEMYTIERNAERTATAGRLLYDMFVNFPDQPVVWREISIITSALRNDSQDKQTQFLRSLFETLPGRVQCEMLLKVTEQCFNTLERSEMLLLLLRRFPETVVQHGVGLGEALLEAETIEEQESPVNCFRKLFVCDVLPLIINNHDVRLPANLLYKYLNKAAEFYINYVTRSTQVENQHQGAQDTSDLMSPSKRSSQKYIIEGLTEKSSQIVDPWERLFKILNVVGMRCEWQMDKGRRSCSDLLHRMKELSRYMNTFDSEAHANYKNQVLYSTMLVFFKSAFQYISSIQPSLFQGPNAPSQAPLVLLEDVANVYGDVEIDRSKHIHKKRKLAEGREKTMSSDDEECSAKGRSRHIVVSKAELSNSMEVLESFKLARESWELLYSLEFLDKEFTRICLAWKTDTWLWLRIFLTDMIIYQGQYKKAIASLHHLAALQGSLSQPQITGQGTLEHQRALIQLATCHFALGEYRMTCEKVLDLMCYMVLPIQDGGKSQEEPSKVKPKFRKGLDLKLLPCTSKAIMPYCLHLMLACFKLRAFTDNRDDMALGHVIVLLQQEWPRGENLFLKAISKICQQGNFQYENFFSYVTNIDMLEEFAYLRTQEGGKIHLELLPNQGMLIKPSSPPMGLLQQEFLPVLQPSIQTADRHHTVTRGITKGVKEDFRLAMERQVSRCGENLMVVLHRFCINEKILLLQTLT; this is encoded by the exons ATGTCGGCCCAGGGCGACTGTGAGTTCCTGGTGCAGCGAGCCCGGGAGCTCGTGCCCCAGGACCTGTGGGCAGCCAAGGCGTGGCTGATCACGGCCCGCAGCCTCTACCCGGCCGACTTCAACATCCAG TATGAGATGTACACCATCGAACGGAATGCAGAGAGGACTGCCACTGCGGGGAGGTTGCTGTATGACAT gtttgtGAATTTCCCAGACCAGCCGGTGGTGTGGAGAGAAATCAGTATCATAACATCAGCACTGAGGAATGATTCACAGGATAAGCAAACCCAATTTTTAAGGA gtttatTTGAAACTCTTCCGGGCCGGGTCCAGTGTGAAATGTTACTGAAGGTGACCGAACAATGCTTCAACACGTTGGAACGATCCGAGATGCTGCTGTTGCTTCTGAGGCGCTTCCCTGAGACAGTGGTGCAGCATGGG gttGGCCTTGGGGAGGCACTGCTAGAAGCCGAGACCATTGAAGAGCAAGAGTCTCCGGTTAACTGCTTTCGAAAGCTATTTG TTTGTGATGTCCTTCCTCTAATAATTAACAACCATGATGTTCGATTGCCTGCCAATTTGTTATATAAATACTTGAACAAAGCAGCTGAGTTTTATATCAACTATGTCACTCGGTCCACACAGGTGGAAAACCAGCATCAAG GTGCACAAGATACATCTGATTTAATGTCGCCCAGCAAACGTAGCTCTCAGAAGTACATAATAGAAGGACTGACTGAGAAATCATCCCAGATTGTAGACCCTTGGGAGAGGTTGTTTAAGATTCTGAATGTCGTTGGAATGAGATGCGAATGGCAGATGGATAAAGGCAGACG AAGCTGTAGCGACCTACTGCACCGAATGAAGGAGCTCAGCAGGTACATGAACACCTTCGACAGCGAAGCTCACGCCAACTATAAGAACCAGGTGCTCTACTCCACAATGCTGGTCTTCTTCAAGAGTGCGTTCCAGTACATCAGCAGCATACAGCCGTCTCTCTTCCAAG GTCCTAACGCCCCAAGCCAGGCTCCACTAGTTCTTCTGGAAGATGTAGCCAATGTGTATGGTGATGTAGAAATTGATCGcagtaaacacatacacaagaagAGGAAGCTagctgagggaagagaaaaaaccATG AGTTCAGACGATGAGGAATGCTCAGCAAAAGGGAGAAGCCGGCACATTGTTGTCAGTAAAGCTGAGCTCAGCAACTCCATGGAAGTGCTGGAGAGCTTCAAGCTGGCCAGGGAGAGCTGGGAGCTGCTCTATTCCCTGGAATTCCTTGACAAAG AATTTACAAGAATTTGTTTGGCTTGGAAGACGGACACATGGCTGTGGCTAAGAATCTTCCTCACAGATATGATCATCTACCAG GGTCAATATAAGAAGGCAATAGCCAGTCTGCATCACTTAGCAGCTCTCCAAGGATCCCTTTCTCAGCCGCAGATCACAGGACAGGGGACTTTAGAACACCAGAGGGCGCTCATCCAGCTGGCAACCTGTCACTTTGCGCTGGGGGAGTATAGA ATGACATGTGAGAAGGTTCTGGACCTGATGTGCTACATGGTGCTACCCATACAAGATGGAGGGAAATCGCAGGAAGAGCCCTCCAAAGTGAAGCCCAAGTTTAGGAAAG GTTTGGATCTGAAGCTTCTGCCCTGTACCAGTAAGGCTATTATGCCGTACTGCCTGCACTTGATGCTAGCATGCTTTAAG CTGAGAGCTTTTACGGACAACAGAGATGACATGGCGCTGGGCCATGTGATTGTACTTCTCCAGCAGGAGTGGCCGAGGGGAGAGAACCTTTTCCTGAAAGCCATCAGTAAGATCTGCCAGCAAGGAAATTTCCAGTATGAGAACTTCTTCAGCTATGTTACAA ACATTGACATGCTGGAGGAATTTGCTTATTTAAGAacccaggaaggagggaagattcACCTGGAATTACTCCCGAATCAAGGAATGCTGATCAA GCCTTCTAGCCCTCCCATGGGGTTACTGCAGCAGGAATTCTTACCTGTGCTTCAGCCCAGCATACAGACTGCTGACAG
- the Ints10 gene encoding integrator complex subunit 10 isoform X12, which yields MSAQGDCEFLVQRARELVPQDLWAAKAWLITARSLYPADFNIQYEMYTIERNAERTATAGRLLYDMFVNFPDQPVVWREISIITSALRNDSQDKQTQFLRSLFETLPGRVQCEMLLKVTEQCFNTLERSEMLLLLLRRFPETVVQHGVGLGEALLEAETIEEQESPVNCFRKLFVCDVLPLIINNHDVRLPANLLYKYLNKAAEFYINYVTRSTQVENQHQGAQDTSDLMSPSKRSSQKYIIEGLTEKSSQIVDPWERLFKILNVVGMRCEWQMDKGRRSCSDLLHRMKELSRYMNTFDSEAHANYKNQVLYSTMLVFFKSAFQYISSIQPSLFQGPNAPSQAPLVLLEDVANVYGDVEIDRSKHIHKKRKLAEGREKTMSSDDEECSAKGRSRHIVVSKAELSNSMEVLESFKLARESWELLYSLEFLDKEFTRICLAWKTDTWLWLRIFLTDMIIYQGQYKKAIASLHHLAALQGSLSQPQITGQGTLEHQRALIQLATCHFALGEYRMTCEKVLDLMCYMVLPIQDGGKSQEEPSKVKPKFRKGLDLKLLPCTSKAIMPYCLHLMLACFKLRAFTDNRDDMALGHVIVLLQQEWPRGENLFLKAISKICQQGNFQYENFFSYVTNIDMLEEFAYLRTQEGGKIHLELLPNQGMLIKHHTVTRGITKGVKEDFRLAMERQVSRCGENLMVVLHRFCINEKILLLQTLT from the exons ATGTCGGCCCAGGGCGACTGTGAGTTCCTGGTGCAGCGAGCCCGGGAGCTCGTGCCCCAGGACCTGTGGGCAGCCAAGGCGTGGCTGATCACGGCCCGCAGCCTCTACCCGGCCGACTTCAACATCCAG TATGAGATGTACACCATCGAACGGAATGCAGAGAGGACTGCCACTGCGGGGAGGTTGCTGTATGACAT gtttgtGAATTTCCCAGACCAGCCGGTGGTGTGGAGAGAAATCAGTATCATAACATCAGCACTGAGGAATGATTCACAGGATAAGCAAACCCAATTTTTAAGGA gtttatTTGAAACTCTTCCGGGCCGGGTCCAGTGTGAAATGTTACTGAAGGTGACCGAACAATGCTTCAACACGTTGGAACGATCCGAGATGCTGCTGTTGCTTCTGAGGCGCTTCCCTGAGACAGTGGTGCAGCATGGG gttGGCCTTGGGGAGGCACTGCTAGAAGCCGAGACCATTGAAGAGCAAGAGTCTCCGGTTAACTGCTTTCGAAAGCTATTTG TTTGTGATGTCCTTCCTCTAATAATTAACAACCATGATGTTCGATTGCCTGCCAATTTGTTATATAAATACTTGAACAAAGCAGCTGAGTTTTATATCAACTATGTCACTCGGTCCACACAGGTGGAAAACCAGCATCAAG GTGCACAAGATACATCTGATTTAATGTCGCCCAGCAAACGTAGCTCTCAGAAGTACATAATAGAAGGACTGACTGAGAAATCATCCCAGATTGTAGACCCTTGGGAGAGGTTGTTTAAGATTCTGAATGTCGTTGGAATGAGATGCGAATGGCAGATGGATAAAGGCAGACG AAGCTGTAGCGACCTACTGCACCGAATGAAGGAGCTCAGCAGGTACATGAACACCTTCGACAGCGAAGCTCACGCCAACTATAAGAACCAGGTGCTCTACTCCACAATGCTGGTCTTCTTCAAGAGTGCGTTCCAGTACATCAGCAGCATACAGCCGTCTCTCTTCCAAG GTCCTAACGCCCCAAGCCAGGCTCCACTAGTTCTTCTGGAAGATGTAGCCAATGTGTATGGTGATGTAGAAATTGATCGcagtaaacacatacacaagaagAGGAAGCTagctgagggaagagaaaaaaccATG AGTTCAGACGATGAGGAATGCTCAGCAAAAGGGAGAAGCCGGCACATTGTTGTCAGTAAAGCTGAGCTCAGCAACTCCATGGAAGTGCTGGAGAGCTTCAAGCTGGCCAGGGAGAGCTGGGAGCTGCTCTATTCCCTGGAATTCCTTGACAAAG AATTTACAAGAATTTGTTTGGCTTGGAAGACGGACACATGGCTGTGGCTAAGAATCTTCCTCACAGATATGATCATCTACCAG GGTCAATATAAGAAGGCAATAGCCAGTCTGCATCACTTAGCAGCTCTCCAAGGATCCCTTTCTCAGCCGCAGATCACAGGACAGGGGACTTTAGAACACCAGAGGGCGCTCATCCAGCTGGCAACCTGTCACTTTGCGCTGGGGGAGTATAGA ATGACATGTGAGAAGGTTCTGGACCTGATGTGCTACATGGTGCTACCCATACAAGATGGAGGGAAATCGCAGGAAGAGCCCTCCAAAGTGAAGCCCAAGTTTAGGAAAG GTTTGGATCTGAAGCTTCTGCCCTGTACCAGTAAGGCTATTATGCCGTACTGCCTGCACTTGATGCTAGCATGCTTTAAG CTGAGAGCTTTTACGGACAACAGAGATGACATGGCGCTGGGCCATGTGATTGTACTTCTCCAGCAGGAGTGGCCGAGGGGAGAGAACCTTTTCCTGAAAGCCATCAGTAAGATCTGCCAGCAAGGAAATTTCCAGTATGAGAACTTCTTCAGCTATGTTACAA ACATTGACATGCTGGAGGAATTTGCTTATTTAAGAacccaggaaggagggaagattcACCTGGAATTACTCCCGAATCAAGGAATGCTGATCAA
- the Ints10 gene encoding integrator complex subunit 10 isoform X11 gives MSAQGDCEFLVQRARELVPQDLWAAKAWLITARSLYPADFNIQYEMYTIERNAERTATAGRLLYDMFVNFPDQPVVWREISIITSALRNDSQDKQTQFLRSLFETLPGRVQCEMLLKVTEQCFNTLERSEMLLLLLRRFPETVVQHGVGLGEALLEAETIEEQESPVNCFRKLFVCDVLPLIINNHDVRLPANLLYKYLNKAAEFYINYVTRSTQVENQHQGAQDTSDLMSPSKRSSQKYIIEGLTEKSSQIVDPWERLFKILNVVGMRCEWQMDKGRRSCSDLLHRMKELSRYMNTFDSEAHANYKNQVLYSTMLVFFKSAFQYISSIQPSLFQGPNAPSQAPLVLLEDVANVYGDVEIDRSKHIHKKRKLAEGREKTMQSSDDEECSAKGRSRHIVVSKAELSNSMEVLESFKLARESWELLYSLEFLDKEFTRICLAWKTDTWLWLRIFLTDMIIYQGQYKKAIASLHHLAALQGSLSQPQITGQGTLEHQRALIQLATCHFALGEYRMTCEKVLDLMCYMVLPIQDGGKSQEEPSKVKPKFRKGLDLKLLPCTSKAIMPYCLHLMLACFKLRAFTDNRDDMALGHVIVLLQQEWPRGENLFLKAISKICQQGNFQYENFFSYVTNIDMLEEFAYLRTQEGGKIHLELLPNQGMLIKHHTVTRGITKGVKEDFRLAMERQVSRCGENLMVVLHRFCINEKILLLQTLT, from the exons ATGTCGGCCCAGGGCGACTGTGAGTTCCTGGTGCAGCGAGCCCGGGAGCTCGTGCCCCAGGACCTGTGGGCAGCCAAGGCGTGGCTGATCACGGCCCGCAGCCTCTACCCGGCCGACTTCAACATCCAG TATGAGATGTACACCATCGAACGGAATGCAGAGAGGACTGCCACTGCGGGGAGGTTGCTGTATGACAT gtttgtGAATTTCCCAGACCAGCCGGTGGTGTGGAGAGAAATCAGTATCATAACATCAGCACTGAGGAATGATTCACAGGATAAGCAAACCCAATTTTTAAGGA gtttatTTGAAACTCTTCCGGGCCGGGTCCAGTGTGAAATGTTACTGAAGGTGACCGAACAATGCTTCAACACGTTGGAACGATCCGAGATGCTGCTGTTGCTTCTGAGGCGCTTCCCTGAGACAGTGGTGCAGCATGGG gttGGCCTTGGGGAGGCACTGCTAGAAGCCGAGACCATTGAAGAGCAAGAGTCTCCGGTTAACTGCTTTCGAAAGCTATTTG TTTGTGATGTCCTTCCTCTAATAATTAACAACCATGATGTTCGATTGCCTGCCAATTTGTTATATAAATACTTGAACAAAGCAGCTGAGTTTTATATCAACTATGTCACTCGGTCCACACAGGTGGAAAACCAGCATCAAG GTGCACAAGATACATCTGATTTAATGTCGCCCAGCAAACGTAGCTCTCAGAAGTACATAATAGAAGGACTGACTGAGAAATCATCCCAGATTGTAGACCCTTGGGAGAGGTTGTTTAAGATTCTGAATGTCGTTGGAATGAGATGCGAATGGCAGATGGATAAAGGCAGACG AAGCTGTAGCGACCTACTGCACCGAATGAAGGAGCTCAGCAGGTACATGAACACCTTCGACAGCGAAGCTCACGCCAACTATAAGAACCAGGTGCTCTACTCCACAATGCTGGTCTTCTTCAAGAGTGCGTTCCAGTACATCAGCAGCATACAGCCGTCTCTCTTCCAAG GTCCTAACGCCCCAAGCCAGGCTCCACTAGTTCTTCTGGAAGATGTAGCCAATGTGTATGGTGATGTAGAAATTGATCGcagtaaacacatacacaagaagAGGAAGCTagctgagggaagagaaaaaaccATG CAGAGTTCAGACGATGAGGAATGCTCAGCAAAAGGGAGAAGCCGGCACATTGTTGTCAGTAAAGCTGAGCTCAGCAACTCCATGGAAGTGCTGGAGAGCTTCAAGCTGGCCAGGGAGAGCTGGGAGCTGCTCTATTCCCTGGAATTCCTTGACAAAG AATTTACAAGAATTTGTTTGGCTTGGAAGACGGACACATGGCTGTGGCTAAGAATCTTCCTCACAGATATGATCATCTACCAG GGTCAATATAAGAAGGCAATAGCCAGTCTGCATCACTTAGCAGCTCTCCAAGGATCCCTTTCTCAGCCGCAGATCACAGGACAGGGGACTTTAGAACACCAGAGGGCGCTCATCCAGCTGGCAACCTGTCACTTTGCGCTGGGGGAGTATAGA ATGACATGTGAGAAGGTTCTGGACCTGATGTGCTACATGGTGCTACCCATACAAGATGGAGGGAAATCGCAGGAAGAGCCCTCCAAAGTGAAGCCCAAGTTTAGGAAAG GTTTGGATCTGAAGCTTCTGCCCTGTACCAGTAAGGCTATTATGCCGTACTGCCTGCACTTGATGCTAGCATGCTTTAAG CTGAGAGCTTTTACGGACAACAGAGATGACATGGCGCTGGGCCATGTGATTGTACTTCTCCAGCAGGAGTGGCCGAGGGGAGAGAACCTTTTCCTGAAAGCCATCAGTAAGATCTGCCAGCAAGGAAATTTCCAGTATGAGAACTTCTTCAGCTATGTTACAA ACATTGACATGCTGGAGGAATTTGCTTATTTAAGAacccaggaaggagggaagattcACCTGGAATTACTCCCGAATCAAGGAATGCTGATCAA